In Arcanobacterium wilhelmae, the following are encoded in one genomic region:
- a CDS encoding class I SAM-dependent methyltransferase, with product MNPYQLDGVDAGTYVDVRPSYPECLVDSLVAGLPPSARVIDMGAGTGKLTRQLLERGFSVVAIEPSELMLEGLYRLKQSFGDRLAVVEASAESTSLERHAFDLVVFSQSWHWVATREATNEAFRLLKKDGKLAAVYNQLDVSFPWVKRLTRIMRSGDVHRLTKPPQWGRRFSLPSLALDSWVQYLAPDELRQLGTTRASWIKSTGENRTRMRANLDRYLDEMGYHEDNLIELPYLSFSWSSDRK from the coding sequence ATGAATCCCTATCAGCTTGACGGTGTCGACGCTGGAACTTATGTGGACGTGCGTCCGTCCTATCCAGAGTGTCTTGTTGATTCACTTGTGGCTGGCCTGCCACCATCTGCCCGCGTGATCGATATGGGTGCTGGCACAGGGAAACTCACCCGTCAGTTGCTTGAGCGTGGATTTTCGGTGGTCGCTATTGAGCCTTCGGAGCTGATGCTCGAGGGTCTGTATCGGCTCAAGCAGAGTTTCGGTGACCGTCTCGCCGTCGTCGAAGCTTCAGCAGAATCGACGTCTTTGGAACGTCACGCGTTCGACCTTGTGGTCTTCAGTCAGTCTTGGCATTGGGTCGCTACTCGTGAGGCCACAAACGAGGCATTCAGGTTACTCAAAAAGGACGGAAAGCTCGCCGCCGTCTACAATCAACTCGATGTGAGTTTCCCATGGGTCAAGCGTTTGACGCGCATCATGCGATCAGGAGATGTTCATAGGCTGACGAAGCCGCCGCAGTGGGGGAGACGTTTCTCTTTGCCGTCGCTCGCCCTCGACTCCTGGGTTCAGTATCTTGCGCCTGACGAGCTTCGGCAGCTAGGTACGACACGCGCCTCCTGGATCAAATCAACTGGAGAAAACCGGACGAGAATGCGTGCGAACCTAGATCGGTACCTCGATGAAA
- the gatB gene encoding Asp-tRNA(Asn)/Glu-tRNA(Gln) amidotransferase subunit GatB — protein MDELMEYEDVVAHYDPVLGIEIHVELATDTKMFDAAPNVFGGEPNTFITPVSLGLPGSLPVVNKKAIEYAIRLGLALNCKIAESCRFARKNYFYPDLAKNFQTSQSDEPLAYDGYLDVELDDGEVFRVPIERAHVEEDAGKNTHIGGEGRIHGADHSQVDYNRAGVPLVEIVTRPIEGTGARAAEVAAKYVQTVRDIARAIGVSEARMERGNVRADVNVSLRKSPSDPLGTRTETKNVNSFRAIENAVRYELSRQAAVLEFGEKVFQETRHWQETDQSTLPGRPKSDADDYRYFPEPDLVPLAPSREWVEEIRQSLPELPAAKRKRLQREWGITDLEMRDIVNAEALTIIEDTVTAGATSAGARKWWMGELARYAKENELALTDVPMSIEDVAAVDRMVADGKLNDRLARSAIEGVLAGEGSPEEVVAKRGLEVVSDDSALIAAIEAAMEANPKVVESIKGGNAKASGAIVGAVMKATRGQADAKRVNELIAEKLGL, from the coding sequence ATGGATGAACTGATGGAATACGAGGACGTGGTGGCACACTACGATCCGGTGCTGGGCATCGAGATTCACGTGGAGCTTGCGACGGATACGAAGATGTTCGACGCCGCGCCGAATGTGTTTGGTGGCGAGCCGAATACGTTCATTACCCCGGTTTCGCTGGGTCTTCCGGGGTCGTTGCCGGTGGTGAATAAGAAGGCGATCGAGTACGCGATTCGGCTCGGGTTGGCGCTGAACTGCAAGATCGCTGAGTCGTGCCGTTTTGCGCGTAAGAACTACTTCTACCCGGATTTGGCGAAGAACTTCCAGACGTCGCAGTCGGACGAACCGCTCGCATACGACGGCTACTTAGATGTTGAGCTCGACGACGGCGAGGTGTTCCGCGTTCCGATTGAGCGTGCGCATGTCGAGGAAGACGCTGGAAAGAACACTCACATCGGTGGCGAGGGCCGTATCCATGGTGCGGATCATTCGCAGGTGGATTACAACCGTGCTGGCGTGCCGCTGGTGGAAATCGTGACTCGCCCGATTGAGGGCACGGGTGCTCGCGCTGCAGAGGTTGCCGCAAAGTACGTTCAGACCGTGCGCGATATCGCTCGTGCTATTGGCGTGTCCGAGGCGCGTATGGAGCGTGGGAATGTCCGTGCGGATGTGAACGTGTCGCTGCGTAAGAGTCCGTCGGATCCGCTGGGTACTCGTACGGAGACCAAGAACGTAAACTCGTTCCGCGCGATCGAGAACGCAGTGCGCTACGAGCTCTCTCGCCAGGCTGCTGTGCTCGAGTTCGGCGAGAAGGTCTTCCAGGAGACCCGCCACTGGCAGGAAACCGATCAGAGCACACTCCCGGGACGCCCGAAGTCGGATGCGGACGATTACCGTTACTTCCCGGAGCCGGATCTGGTTCCTCTTGCTCCGTCGCGTGAATGGGTGGAGGAGATCCGCCAGTCGTTGCCGGAGCTCCCAGCTGCCAAGCGTAAGCGTTTGCAGCGCGAGTGGGGTATCACGGATCTCGAGATGCGCGATATCGTCAACGCCGAGGCTCTGACTATCATCGAAGATACGGTGACTGCGGGTGCAACATCTGCGGGTGCACGTAAGTGGTGGATGGGTGAGCTTGCCCGTTACGCGAAGGAGAACGAGCTCGCGCTTACCGATGTGCCGATGTCGATCGAGGATGTTGCGGCGGTGGATCGCATGGTTGCCGATGGCAAGCTCAACGATCGCCTGGCACGTAGCGCGATCGAGGGCGTACTGGCCGGCGAGGGCTCGCCTGAGGAGGTCGTGGCGAAGCGCGGCCTCGAGGTCGTATCGGATGATTCTGCATTGATCGCAGCCATTGAGGCGGCGATGGAGGCGAATCCGAAGGTCGTCGAGTCGATCAAGGGAGGCAATGCGAAGGCATCTGGCGCGATCGTGGGTGCCGTCATGAAGGCAACCCGCGGGCAGGCAGACGCGAAGCGTGTCAACGAACTGATTGCCGAAAAGCTCGGCCTCTGA
- the gatA gene encoding Asp-tRNA(Asn)/Glu-tRNA(Gln) amidotransferase subunit GatA, with translation MEWMKKNAHELAAMLRAGEVTSVELVEGYLSRIEKLNGKMNAFLFVNREGALEAAKAVDADRVAGVELPPFAGVPVAIKDNMCEHGVPTTAASKMLEGWKPPYDATVVMKLKEARLPILGHTNMDEFAMGSSTEHSAFGPTHNPWGENLTPGGSGGGSAAAVAAYLAPWALGSDTGGSIRQPGAFTGTVGTKPTYGAVSRYGIIAMASSLDQVGPVAHTVADAAALQEIVGGYDHFDSTSLRGVSEGLTVAAEAGAAMDDLSGVRIGLVEELDGEGIDEGVREVFHARLDALKARGAEIVRVSCPSFKYTIGAYYLIMPAEMSSNLARYDGVRFGNRVLPKEGPVTAETMMRATRGEKFGDEVKRRILLGTYALSAGNYDHFYGAAQKVRTLIQRDLEAAFEKADVLLAPSAPTVAFKFGEKIDDLLAMYMNDLTTIPANLAGTPAMTVPAGLSEGLPVGVQVLAPAKEDARMYKVGAAIERDVDASATATPIETWEENL, from the coding sequence ATGGAGTGGATGAAGAAGAATGCACACGAGCTAGCGGCGATGCTTCGCGCTGGCGAGGTCACGTCGGTTGAGCTTGTTGAAGGCTATCTTTCGCGCATCGAGAAGCTGAATGGCAAGATGAACGCGTTCCTGTTCGTGAACCGCGAGGGTGCGTTGGAAGCCGCGAAGGCTGTCGACGCCGATCGCGTAGCCGGCGTCGAGCTTCCGCCGTTCGCTGGTGTCCCGGTTGCGATCAAAGACAATATGTGTGAGCACGGCGTGCCAACCACGGCTGCATCGAAGATGCTCGAGGGCTGGAAGCCTCCCTACGACGCTACGGTGGTGATGAAACTGAAGGAAGCACGACTTCCGATTCTTGGCCACACGAATATGGACGAGTTCGCGATGGGCTCGTCCACGGAGCATTCGGCGTTCGGCCCCACACATAATCCGTGGGGCGAGAACCTGACTCCGGGTGGTTCCGGTGGTGGTAGCGCCGCGGCGGTTGCTGCCTATCTTGCGCCGTGGGCGTTGGGCTCGGATACGGGTGGTTCGATCCGCCAGCCGGGCGCGTTCACGGGAACTGTGGGCACGAAGCCCACGTATGGCGCGGTGTCGCGTTACGGCATTATTGCAATGGCGTCGTCGCTGGATCAGGTTGGTCCGGTTGCCCACACGGTTGCGGATGCGGCTGCGCTTCAGGAGATCGTTGGCGGCTACGATCATTTTGATTCGACGTCGCTGCGTGGCGTTTCTGAGGGACTCACGGTTGCTGCCGAGGCGGGCGCCGCGATGGACGATCTGTCGGGCGTACGTATCGGTCTGGTGGAGGAACTGGACGGCGAGGGTATCGACGAGGGCGTGCGCGAGGTGTTCCACGCGCGTCTCGATGCGCTCAAGGCTCGCGGCGCGGAAATTGTTCGCGTGTCGTGCCCGTCGTTCAAGTACACGATTGGCGCGTACTATCTGATCATGCCTGCGGAGATGAGTTCGAACTTGGCCCGTTACGACGGCGTTCGTTTCGGTAACCGCGTGCTCCCGAAGGAGGGCCCGGTTACTGCTGAGACGATGATGCGTGCGACGCGTGGAGAGAAGTTCGGCGACGAGGTAAAGCGGCGTATCCTGCTTGGTACCTACGCGTTGTCGGCCGGTAACTACGATCACTTCTATGGTGCTGCGCAGAAGGTGCGCACACTGATCCAGCGCGATCTGGAGGCGGCGTTCGAGAAGGCGGATGTGCTTCTTGCGCCGTCGGCGCCTACGGTTGCGTTCAAGTTTGGTGAGAAGATCGACGATCTGCTCGCGATGTACATGAATGATCTGACCACGATCCCGGCGAACCTTGCGGGTACGCCGGCGATGACGGTTCCGGCTGGCCTTTCCGAGGGGCTTCCGGTGGGCGTGCAGGTGCTTGCTCCTGCGAAGGAGGATGCTCGCATGTACAAGGTGGGCGCCGCGATTGAGCGCGATGTGGATGCGTCTGCTACCGCCACTCCGATTGAGACTTGGGAGGAGAACCTCTGA
- the gatC gene encoding Asp-tRNA(Asn)/Glu-tRNA(Gln) amidotransferase subunit GatC, translating to MSTFSKEEVQRLADLARIALTEEEVERMAGEFSVIADAVATVAEVADSDVPATSHPIALTNVMREDVVGETLDRDEVLAMAPDAADGKFQVPQILGEE from the coding sequence ATGTCGACATTTTCTAAAGAAGAGGTCCAGCGTTTGGCGGACCTGGCGCGTATCGCGCTGACGGAAGAAGAAGTAGAACGGATGGCCGGCGAGTTTTCGGTGATCGCCGACGCCGTTGCCACCGTAGCAGAGGTTGCAGATTCGGATGTTCCGGCTACCTCTCACCCGATCGCGCTCACGAACGTGATGCGTGAGGACGTTGTGGGTGAAACCCTGGATCGTGATGAGGTTTTGGCGATGGCCCCGGATGCTGCTGATGGCAAGTTCCAGGTGCCTCAGATTTTGGGAGAGGAGTGA
- a CDS encoding phospholipase D-like domain-containing protein: MGKFRTRAWPHIKKALQWTAIGAASAQVVAAASIIAIDSHRKKRNPPTGEFPHLPPRTVEVDGNEITVYTFGADLYADMLDAIRGANHTVYFESFIVKADEVGDAFKVELIAAAERGVKVNIILDTLGNLNQNPRFRYFPSHPNIDVIHFPLVRLGTLTGLAKDKGYDHRKLLIVDSNVAFIGGYNIGELYAHYWRDTHIRITGPQVWELENSFVDMWNVFRRRKAALPAPRVRHWSPAVRAVQNIPAYHSYPVRTLYMENIDRSSTNVWITMGYFIPDAGVLNSLTAAAKRGVDVRILIPQYSNHILADWVGRPHYSALLRAGVKIFLFEEAMVHAKTMTVDGVWSTVGTTNIDALSMNGNYEVNVEIYSREFAKVMEDIFASDLTNAHELLPEVWEQRGALARAAENILGPLAPFY; the protein is encoded by the coding sequence ATGGGGAAATTTCGCACGCGTGCATGGCCGCACATTAAAAAAGCACTCCAATGGACCGCCATCGGGGCTGCCAGTGCACAAGTCGTGGCGGCGGCGTCGATCATCGCCATCGATTCCCACCGCAAAAAGCGAAACCCACCCACCGGAGAATTCCCGCACCTGCCTCCGCGAACCGTTGAGGTAGATGGCAACGAAATCACGGTTTACACATTCGGCGCAGATCTCTACGCGGACATGCTCGACGCGATCCGCGGCGCGAACCACACCGTCTACTTCGAATCGTTCATCGTCAAAGCCGACGAGGTGGGCGACGCATTCAAGGTGGAACTCATCGCGGCAGCCGAGCGCGGCGTGAAGGTGAACATCATCCTCGACACTCTCGGAAATCTCAATCAAAACCCACGCTTCCGTTACTTCCCCTCACATCCAAATATCGACGTGATCCACTTCCCGCTCGTGCGCCTCGGCACGCTCACCGGGCTGGCGAAAGACAAAGGCTACGACCACCGCAAGCTCCTCATCGTCGATTCAAACGTGGCGTTCATCGGTGGATACAACATCGGCGAACTCTACGCACACTACTGGCGCGATACGCATATTCGCATCACCGGTCCGCAAGTATGGGAGCTCGAGAACTCGTTTGTGGACATGTGGAACGTGTTCCGACGCCGAAAGGCCGCGCTCCCAGCGCCACGGGTGCGCCACTGGTCGCCTGCAGTGCGCGCTGTGCAAAATATTCCCGCCTACCACTCGTACCCGGTTCGCACCCTATATATGGAAAATATTGACCGTTCATCAACGAACGTGTGGATCACGATGGGTTACTTCATTCCCGACGCCGGAGTACTGAACTCTCTCACAGCCGCGGCGAAGCGTGGGGTAGATGTGCGAATCTTGATCCCACAGTATTCGAACCATATTTTGGCCGACTGGGTGGGCCGCCCTCACTACTCCGCGCTCCTGCGCGCGGGAGTGAAGATCTTCCTGTTCGAAGAAGCGATGGTTCACGCGAAAACAATGACGGTTGACGGCGTGTGGTCAACCGTTGGCACCACGAACATTGACGCCCTGTCCATGAACGGGAACTACGAGGTGAACGTGGAGATTTATTCGCGCGAGTTTGCGAAGGTAATGGAAGATATCTTCGCTTCCGACCTGACGAACGCGCACGAACTCCTGCCCGAGGTGTGGGAACAGCGCGGGGCGCTGGCGCGAGCTGCCGAGAACATTCTCGGCCCGCTCGCACCGTTCTACTGA
- the ligA gene encoding NAD-dependent DNA ligase LigA → MEKNFDIAKARWEELAPIVKHAQDAYHSTGEPVMVDATYDSLIHEMRALEDQFPALWSPQSPTMRVGAKVARGGLPEIAHRERMYSLQDVFSREELRQWYESIAAELPAGSRFTAEVKIDGLALNLTYRRGMLETAATRGDGITGEDVTPNALAISVIPQRLEGDDHPELVEIRGEVYFPVVAFEEYNSLVEARNEEITRRNEEIRAHNVQIRKENAARRREGLEPLPTLRTEPLLKEFVNPRNAASGTLRQEDTTSFALRSLSFIAHGIGYLEGADKALTAKLATQEGVYEEFASWGVPVSDQTAMVSSMEEIEAYLDKFQNARDSLDHQFDGVVIKLEDRTVQEALGFTTRVPRWAVAFKFPPVEVQTRLLDIRVQVGRTGRVTPYAVMEPVWVDGSTVSQATLHNPTEVARKGVKIGDMVILRKAGDIIPEVLGPIEALRDGSERDFVMPTHCPACGGEIRASKEGDADLRCQNTRSCPAQLTQRIVHIGSRGGLDVEALGDETGLWLADPDRFRMDALIALATGHKVTLEGEYGQAVNLKLSLAKRQELGIVDEDGAILNTESVIPAPVLESLGFPKPAVPVLETEAGLFDLTPASVENVWIWQPVKKSGEETGDWRYVRAAWTKPTWLKATVARPEPELKKPSEPSRTTLKVFDQLEVAKGKELWRKLVALNIRHVGPVAAKALAATFGSLQAIRDAGLEEVSSVDGVGEVIATSFLSWFEEEWHQEIVDRWQASGVKFEDAPLSGQSQVPQTLAGMTLVATGSFEGYSRDSINEAIEAHGGKATGSVSKKTTAVVVGEKAGSKETKAIELGVPTLTEEQFNRLLETGELPA, encoded by the coding sequence GTGGAAAAGAATTTTGACATTGCCAAGGCGCGGTGGGAAGAACTCGCACCGATCGTGAAGCATGCCCAGGATGCGTATCACTCCACCGGTGAGCCGGTGATGGTGGATGCCACGTATGATTCCCTGATTCATGAGATGCGTGCGCTCGAGGATCAGTTCCCAGCGCTGTGGAGCCCACAGTCGCCAACGATGCGTGTTGGAGCGAAGGTGGCGCGTGGCGGCCTGCCGGAGATCGCGCACCGTGAGCGGATGTATTCATTGCAAGATGTTTTCTCTCGCGAGGAATTGCGCCAGTGGTATGAGTCGATTGCGGCGGAGCTCCCTGCAGGTTCACGTTTCACCGCGGAAGTCAAGATCGATGGCCTGGCACTGAACCTCACCTACCGGCGTGGGATGCTTGAAACTGCGGCCACACGCGGCGATGGCATCACGGGCGAGGATGTCACGCCGAATGCGCTCGCGATTTCAGTGATTCCCCAGCGCCTTGAGGGTGATGATCATCCGGAGCTGGTGGAGATCCGTGGCGAGGTGTATTTTCCGGTGGTTGCCTTTGAGGAATACAACTCCCTGGTGGAGGCGCGCAACGAGGAGATCACCCGCCGTAACGAGGAGATCCGGGCACACAACGTGCAGATCCGAAAGGAAAATGCTGCCCGACGTCGGGAAGGGCTCGAGCCGCTTCCCACGCTGCGTACCGAGCCGCTCTTGAAGGAGTTCGTCAACCCGCGCAATGCGGCCTCGGGCACGCTTCGCCAGGAAGATACCACCTCTTTTGCTTTGCGTTCGCTGTCGTTCATCGCGCACGGGATTGGCTATCTCGAGGGAGCGGATAAGGCGCTTACAGCGAAGCTTGCTACGCAAGAGGGTGTGTACGAGGAGTTTGCCTCGTGGGGTGTGCCGGTGTCGGATCAAACTGCGATGGTCTCGTCAATGGAAGAAATCGAAGCGTACCTGGATAAATTCCAAAACGCGCGCGATTCGCTTGATCACCAATTCGATGGCGTTGTGATCAAACTTGAAGATCGCACCGTTCAGGAGGCGCTCGGTTTCACGACGCGCGTACCGCGCTGGGCGGTGGCGTTCAAGTTCCCGCCGGTGGAAGTGCAAACTCGCCTGCTGGATATCCGCGTGCAGGTGGGGCGCACCGGGCGCGTCACGCCGTACGCGGTGATGGAGCCGGTGTGGGTTGATGGTTCCACAGTGTCGCAGGCAACCCTCCACAACCCCACGGAGGTGGCACGCAAGGGCGTGAAGATCGGCGATATGGTGATTCTGCGCAAGGCAGGGGATATTATCCCGGAGGTCTTGGGCCCGATCGAGGCCTTACGCGATGGCTCAGAGCGCGATTTCGTGATGCCCACGCACTGTCCTGCCTGCGGTGGGGAAATTCGCGCCTCGAAGGAGGGTGATGCCGATCTGCGTTGCCAAAACACGCGTTCGTGCCCGGCCCAGCTTACTCAGCGCATCGTTCACATTGGCTCGCGTGGTGGCTTGGATGTGGAGGCCTTGGGCGATGAAACAGGCCTGTGGCTCGCAGATCCGGATCGTTTCAGGATGGATGCGCTCATTGCGCTTGCCACCGGTCACAAGGTCACACTTGAAGGGGAGTACGGCCAAGCTGTGAACCTGAAGTTGTCTCTTGCGAAGCGCCAAGAGTTGGGTATCGTGGATGAGGATGGCGCAATTTTGAACACCGAGTCGGTCATTCCCGCCCCTGTGCTGGAGTCGCTGGGATTCCCGAAGCCGGCCGTTCCGGTGTTGGAAACTGAGGCAGGGCTCTTTGATCTCACTCCAGCGTCGGTGGAGAACGTGTGGATCTGGCAGCCGGTGAAGAAGAGCGGTGAGGAAACGGGTGATTGGCGCTATGTGCGCGCCGCGTGGACGAAACCCACATGGCTCAAAGCAACAGTCGCGCGTCCCGAGCCGGAGTTGAAGAAGCCGAGCGAACCGAGCCGAACCACACTCAAGGTTTTTGACCAGCTCGAGGTGGCGAAAGGGAAGGAACTGTGGCGCAAGCTCGTTGCGCTCAATATCCGCCATGTCGGCCCGGTTGCTGCGAAGGCGCTCGCGGCTACGTTCGGCTCACTTCAGGCGATCCGCGATGCTGGCCTTGAGGAGGTTTCGAGCGTCGATGGTGTCGGCGAGGTGATTGCCACGTCGTTCCTGAGCTGGTTCGAGGAGGAGTGGCATCAAGAAATCGTTGATCGTTGGCAGGCGTCTGGAGTGAAGTTCGAAGATGCGCCCCTGTCAGGCCAATCTCAGGTGCCGCAAACTCTCGCCGGCATGACTCTCGTGGCAACCGGCTCGTTCGAGGGCTATTCGCGCGATTCCATCAACGAGGCGATTGAGGCTCATGGAGGAAAAGCTACCGGTTCGGTCTCAAAGAAGACCACCGCCGTCGTCGTCGGCGAAAAAGCAGGGTCGAAGGAAACTAAAGCGATCGAACTTGGTGTGCCGACGCTCACGGAGGAACAATTCAACCGGCTCCTCGAAACTGGCGAGTTGCCGGCCTAA
- a CDS encoding sensor histidine kinase: MKRQLTLEEPTTFVTVKGVSPLDAMLALMLAVFYIDSFSTAAATWGALATFALLIVGITTSCATIFRRTSPVRSAGIVYISALVRFLVAPTDLILPDLAVLLALWAVVAYGPSLVRYLAIITTLMAGILITIARVTILSGTDLAVFLILIESVVIMVAATATIRRFRIERIHHVVHQANRAQREAEREAELAVAEERNRIARDMHDVVAHTLTTVIAQADGGRYAAKTNPAAAEKTLDLISSVSREALSDIRAIIGVLRAGDDPASPRHPQPGVDDIPSLFDQVRELGHGSTYTVSGTPSTLPTGVGTALFRIAQEAITNSLKYGGENVAIDGTLTWARNEVTLAIVDDGPGVSVTDGRGHGIIGMHERAGAFGGTVNTGAGERGGFRVTATFPTN, from the coding sequence ATGAAACGACAACTCACGCTCGAGGAGCCCACCACCTTCGTCACAGTCAAAGGGGTTTCGCCTCTCGACGCCATGCTCGCGCTCATGCTCGCCGTCTTCTACATCGACTCGTTCTCGACGGCGGCCGCCACCTGGGGTGCGCTGGCAACGTTCGCGCTCCTCATCGTCGGGATCACAACGAGTTGCGCGACGATATTCCGGCGAACCTCCCCCGTGCGCTCGGCGGGCATCGTCTACATTTCTGCGCTCGTGCGATTCCTCGTAGCCCCCACCGACCTGATTCTCCCCGACCTCGCCGTCCTGCTCGCACTGTGGGCTGTCGTTGCATACGGCCCGTCCCTCGTGCGCTACCTTGCGATCATCACGACGCTCATGGCCGGAATCCTCATCACAATTGCGCGCGTGACCATCCTCTCCGGCACCGATCTCGCCGTCTTCCTCATCCTCATCGAATCCGTGGTCATCATGGTCGCAGCGACGGCAACCATCCGCCGCTTCCGGATCGAACGCATCCACCACGTCGTCCACCAAGCAAACCGCGCACAACGCGAGGCAGAGCGCGAAGCCGAACTCGCCGTCGCCGAAGAACGCAACAGGATCGCGCGCGACATGCACGACGTCGTCGCACACACACTCACCACCGTCATCGCACAAGCCGACGGCGGACGCTACGCCGCGAAGACCAACCCTGCAGCCGCGGAAAAAACGCTCGACCTCATCTCGTCCGTCTCACGCGAAGCGCTCAGCGACATTCGTGCCATCATCGGAGTGTTACGCGCCGGCGACGACCCCGCCTCCCCTCGCCACCCACAGCCCGGCGTCGACGACATCCCCTCACTCTTCGACCAAGTCCGCGAACTCGGACACGGATCAACCTACACCGTCTCCGGAACACCCAGTACGCTCCCCACCGGCGTCGGCACCGCGCTCTTCCGCATCGCACAAGAAGCGATCACGAACTCGCTCAAATACGGAGGAGAAAACGTCGCCATCGACGGCACACTCACGTGGGCACGCAACGAAGTGACGCTCGCGATCGTCGACGACGGGCCCGGAGTGAGCGTCACCGACGGGCGCGGGCACGGTATTATTGGCATGCACGAACGCGCTGGAGCGTTCGGCGGAACGGTGAACACCGGAGCAGGAGAACGCGGCGGATTCCGAGTCACAGCCACGTTCCCCACAAACTGA
- a CDS encoding response regulator has translation MTIRVGLVDDQVLVRSGFAMVIDSQDDMEIVMEAGNGKTALERLALVPADVVLMDIRMPDMDGITATEQLTSREFPHGVSPKVVILTTFDIDEYVMAAIKAGASGFLLKDAPPDDLLAAIRTVYNGDAVIAPAPTKRLVEKIAANQVRTDSMHPEILDDLTDRERDVLILMAKGYSNQEIAAKLYVAEATVKTHVGRIFSKLGARDRVQAVVAAFEAGIVTPGASDDE, from the coding sequence ATGACTATTCGCGTAGGTTTGGTGGACGACCAGGTACTCGTCCGGTCCGGTTTCGCCATGGTGATCGACTCCCAAGACGACATGGAAATCGTGATGGAAGCCGGAAACGGCAAGACGGCGCTGGAGCGGCTCGCGCTCGTCCCCGCCGATGTCGTGCTGATGGACATCCGCATGCCAGACATGGACGGAATTACAGCAACCGAGCAGCTCACCTCACGCGAATTCCCGCACGGGGTCTCACCGAAGGTTGTCATTTTGACGACTTTCGACATCGACGAATATGTGATGGCCGCGATCAAGGCCGGCGCCTCCGGCTTCCTGCTCAAGGATGCTCCGCCGGACGATCTGCTTGCCGCGATCCGCACCGTCTACAACGGAGACGCCGTGATCGCCCCCGCGCCCACCAAGCGGCTCGTGGAGAAGATCGCGGCGAACCAGGTGCGCACCGATTCCATGCACCCCGAGATCCTCGACGACCTCACAGATCGCGAACGCGACGTGCTGATTTTGATGGCGAAGGGCTACTCGAACCAGGAGATCGCAGCGAAGTTGTACGTTGCCGAAGCCACCGTGAAAACACACGTGGGCCGCATCTTCTCCAAGCTCGGGGCACGCGACCGCGTGCAGGCCGTCGTGGCCGCTTTCGAAGCCGGGATCGTTACCCCAGGTGCCAGTGATGACGAATAG
- a CDS encoding WhiB family transcriptional regulator — translation MDWRNKAACLHEDPELFFPVGSSGPAMAQMERAKLVCQNCPVAQTCLKVALETNQDCGVWGGKSEDERKALKRKAARSARVASMA, via the coding sequence ATGGATTGGCGTAACAAGGCCGCCTGCTTGCACGAAGATCCAGAACTCTTCTTTCCCGTGGGTTCGTCCGGGCCAGCGATGGCGCAAATGGAGCGAGCGAAGCTCGTGTGCCAGAACTGCCCAGTGGCGCAAACATGCCTGAAAGTGGCACTCGAGACGAACCAGGATTGCGGAGTGTGGGGCGGCAAATCGGAAGACGAACGCAAGGCTCTCAAGCGCAAGGCTGCGCGTTCGGCCCGCGTCGCATCCATGGCCTGA
- a CDS encoding helix-turn-helix domain-containing protein, protein MAGKWLCVKPVVLECIRGGESASSLSRRLGMSRETIRRWCREAGLVLATGPHGSLA, encoded by the coding sequence ATGGCCGGGAAGTGGCTTTGTGTGAAGCCTGTGGTGTTGGAGTGTATTCGGGGTGGGGAGAGCGCGTCGAGTCTTTCTCGCCGGTTGGGAATGTCACGGGAAACGATCCGCAGGTGGTGTCGTGAGGCGGGTCTAGTCCTCGCGACGGGCCCGCATGGGTCTCTTGCCTAG